Below is a window of Chanodichthys erythropterus isolate Z2021 chromosome 19, ASM2448905v1, whole genome shotgun sequence DNA.
TAAATGAGAAACGCTACAACACAAGTGAAAGATATGGCCTTTACAAATGAATCATGATAATCATGGACACATCTGTATGGCTGTAGATTTAAATGTCTGTTGTTTGTACTCAGGCTGAACTGTATGATGTCATCAGCAAGAACCTGGAGAAAGTGACAAATCCCAAAGGAGAAGAGAAGCCATCCATGTACTGAGACAGATGCTTACTGGGACCTAAATATACGATGTAGTTGTACAACTAGACCAGTTTTCAGAATTTCTCATTTCTATTCATCATTTTTCACATTCTAGATACAGTAGATACATGACACTTTTGACAGTAGATCTATAAAGTGAGTACATATCCATAGGACATATTCTTAAAGCTAAGAACCATATTAAAACCAATGATTTTACAAAATATCCTGTTTCTTTATCTACATATTCCACTTCAGGAATATGTCATACAAAATGCTGTTATAACATACAATAAATTCCAACACAGTCcagttaatttatttgttttattgtaaCAAGCAACAAATGTTTACAAAACCATTTTGGATCACCATAAGAATAAAAGAACTAATATGGAAAAactcatgaaatgaaaatgcatctttgaaaaaaaagtaGTGATCAATTCTTTCATGAAACAGGAACATAAATCATACATTTATTTTCTGGAAGGTGCTACACGTTTCTCAAACTTCTGGTCCTTCTCCTCCTGGAATCAACTGGAAAACAACAGAAACACATGGTTTCATCATATGTTACAAAGTGATGTGTCATGTTGATTAGCCTTCATCTATTAATGAAATTTTTAATTGTGTTGAGTTTTGGTAGTTATGAAATAGGATATATGGATATATCCATATTAATGAAACCATATTAATATATTCAATTAATGTAACCATATTTCGACAGATGTAACGGATCAAACAGCATGTCTCTTGGTTTGCTTGAGAGTGTTGAGATTTTAAAGACTCTACTTTAAACAAGATAAGCAAAAATTAAAGATTTGGAAAATTGATTTTCACTCAGGTCAAAACACTGATCAGCTTGCATCATCTATCAAAAGCATTCAACAATGTCCCatgtgactttttaatgtttaagtaAAAATTAGATGTAGGCAAATATTTGTTAGTTATTATGTTTAGTTTTATTGTTCgatataaaagaaaataattactatcattagctatgtttccatccaaagttgcaaatttaacttgtgcgcaatcccatgtgttcaaaagcacaaaGTTATAACTTTCTTGGACATTGGcgcaaaatatctgtaataaaaatggaagttgctgcaattGGAGAAGAAACTGGCTCTTTTTTCCTCCATAAATGATTTGTGCCTCAGAACGTGCAGGCGAAATGCTACCGTGTTATCTTGTGTTCGgatgctggtgtttgggaaCACAATCGTGTGAAAATGCTTCTGGGAGGAATTAAACCCAATCATTTTGATGTGactttggctcaggcatttcTGAATGACCAAGACAACCTTTGAGATGTTGTGCGATGCGATTGGTCCggtggttagtccagttatccaatcacatcctcCATCCTCTGTGCATCGAgggatttattcagtaaattgTAGTTTATGCGTCTTCTAAACACATCTTGGCGATTCCATCTAGAATTTTTCATGCAATATCTCAAAATGAACATTAAAATAGGTGGATATCTATTCTTCCTTGTTTTCATTTAGTGAAAACTGATAAACTGTCAAAAGACTGAaattttgtattatatatatatatatatatatatatatatatatatatatatatatatatataaacaagcTCAACTGCATTCTAATGGTTGTCTGTGCAAATTTGGTGCAGTTTTGTGGCTATTTTTATCTTACATGCTAATGGAACATTATCAAGAGACTAAGATTAAATTGGAATTACAGAATCACAAATCATTACAATTAAAGAGACAACTTTCTTTAGGGCATATGAGTTTGATAATTTCAGGTCacacataaaatgtaataaaagtaaacaaaaatacCGTAACACAGGCTATGACAAAAATAAACTTACATAAGAGTTTTACTCATATTAGCTGTATGCATATTATTCATACACTAAATCTATCTCAAAGCAATTGTCGTCAATTCATTAAGTGTGATATGTGGATTGATACAGTATTTAAAGATTATGATTTAAAGATGAACTCAATGATCATACCATTGTGATGTTATTGCCATTGAGCAGAATCTGATCCAGTTTTGTGATTCTTCTTCCCTCTGGAGTGATCTCACTGTGACAAACAACACTTTTGTTATGGctcaaaaacaaataatgtttaggATGAAGCATGAAGTGTAAATAAGAAATAagttttcatacatttttataaaatgtttatccAATTACATACttgattttatcattttaaaaaatgtggaaaaagtggTATATTTTCCTTACACCTTGAACACAGAGTACacttcattttcaaaaaatgtattcCAAGTGATTTTTTGaatcataaatatataatatagtatcactttataatataataaaatataacagtGGTGTTTTTGTTCTATTGAACACATTGAATGGAAAGGATTCTTTATCAACCGTTTTTGCAATACTCAGATGTTTCGTAAAAATTTCAATTATGCTATTGAAATGTACACTGACATGTTGGTGACAAGACAGGTGGATGCCATTTTTTGGggaaacaaagcaaaaacactGATGAGGCACAAGGGATCCTCAATTGAAGACAGCATTGCTTTAATTTCAAATGTTCAATCTGACTTGCTGGATGTTTTAAGGAAATAAAAATTAGGCATTTTGAAACTCTGTTAAGAAGAACATCTAGCCCCTAAATATCCCAGAGAAACATCTAGCCTACATtggaatattaatatatattcattttcataTCATGCATATTTAGTTAGTTAGAGGAGAAGTTTAAAGGGTGAAGCTTCAGaacattatgaatcttttgtgtcgaatcatgattcggatcgtgtgtcaaaccaccagactgctgaaatcacgtgactttgacactccgaaccgctgattcgacacaaaagattcataacactccgaagcttcatgaagcagtgttttgaaatcggccatcactatataagtcattattttggtttttttttggcgtaccaaaagtattcttgtcactttataatattaatattgaaccactgtactcacatgaaccgatttaaatatgtttttagtacattaatggatcttgaaagaggaaatgtcattgctggctatgcaggcctcactgagccattggatttcaacaaaaatagcTTAATTTTCATTCCGAAGgttaacgaaagtcttacaggtgtagaacggcatgagggtgagtaataaatgacattagtttcatttttgggtgaactaaccctttaagtcaaaGAAGTTGGATTAATAAATGGagtaaagaaaataaaacataaacatatatTTCTTTAGGTAGGAACATCTACTTACAACTCTGTCACATCCTCAAGGACCATGTCTGATTAAAAGAATcaagaaaatgtaaaacatcACAAAGAATGCATTACATTATGAACTGAGTACATTCCTGCCACAGTTTTTTAATTCAATGCACCCTCTCTTTCTTGACATCATGTCAGCAAAATTGCTGCAGTGATAATTTGTGATTCATTTCACTTCATTACAACAGTAACTACaatggcattaaaaaaaaatgtaagtctCTTACATTTAAAggacaaataaattaataagtGAATGTGTACCTGTATTATTATTGGGTACTTGTATTTTGCAAAAttaagttaaaggtgctaaagaggatgttttttttcatacatttttgcaatattacttgaaactgtctttactaaatgataaaattaatatacatcatctgtgcacgaggtagggccttaaaaacatcaggcTTGAcaccctctggcttgtcaatcactgccgtgacgttccttgtgagagatgagcgcggctgcgcgctccagtaactttccacactccacaggcgctgcatgcaatgtttttgtcaggagacaggagtaacaactgcagattatgagttacctgcggtgagtccgacataatgaatccactaacacaacacagcgaatgccggtggtaaacacttgtgtttcaatacgagtgtttacgagttttgggaggcgttccttcgaaggaggggggttgttcttacgcatgcgctcatttcaaaaactcagtaacagtctttggtttctcagtcgacgaaaagatcctctttagcacctttaaatctaATCCTAAAACATTAACCATCACAAATATGTGTCAGCGTTTTTTCCAGCAGTTAAAGGATACTGACAAAGTCGTCGAACCCGAGCAGAGTTCCCACAATCTCTTTATCGTTCTTCATGACGATGTGAATCCGAGAGCCAATGCATTTATCCACCAGCTCTGAAAGACATCATACAAGTCATGACAAGCACGATCAATGACAATTGAAGCAGTGTGAGACTGAGCTTGTGATGTTTGCAGTATGTGCATACTGTGAACAATGTGTAAAACCTACACAACAACACAATGTGTTTGACCTTCCAAAACAGGGTGAATAATAAAGCAATGATATCGGCTGTCACGGTTATGCCTGTAGTTCAAAGGGATTTGAACtgcaaatgtattatttaattttcaaCACATTAAACACTAATTGTATTATTAAAGAATTCATGGACAATTCTGCGACCAATAAGCGGTGTGCGATATGACAAAATTAGAGAGGAAATTAGGGAGTTGGTCCCTTTTTATCACTTATTTACATGGTATCAAAACGAAATATTTTTGCTACTTAAAGAAAACCATGAAGGTTGAGTGATTcactttaataaaatgtttcgCATATCACATCTCTAAAAGTGAAATACACTATACAACTTGCAAAATCATTCATTACCATTCATACAGAAATCGACACGCCCCTTTCAACGTCAAAACTCGGCAAACTCGTCTATCATCTAGATTTCTGAGTACTTGTAAAACGACCTAGTCATGACGCTTGGTCATTcatgtgtgtgtaaatattaaTTACAATATTTCCAACTCTAACTTACTTGAAAGGCACATAAATTAATGAACTAACCTAATTGTGAATGAGGGTATGGGTGCGAATTCGGACACAAACTTGCATTTTAACAGAATTCATCCACACTGACTGTAGGGACTGATTTCAGTTTATATCTTTGCAACGAACCAccgaaattaaataaaatacctAACGGTTAGGCATAGTGTTAGTGTACACGTGTGTCCAATAACATAAAAACGTACTGAGATTTGAATGCGACTTACAGGGAACTCTATGCTCCCTACTACGACAACTACAGAAGTTAAACCAATAAAgcaaataatcaattaaaacGAAAGTCGCACATACCGAGAGGTAAAAGCTGCGAAGGATTTGTTGCCGCTACTGCCGCCATTTTGATAATAGACCTGAATAATCGGTCACCAAAATGTATGACAGACACGAGAAATCGATACTAGCAACCATCGATAGTTTGAAACGCGCTTGGCGCACAACAGCATGAGGCGCTGCAGTTGCGTTGTCGTTCAGACGGAAGATAGTAGACAGCTATTAGCAGACATACTCCAATaacagattcattttttttcttgtaaaaccTTACAATGTCATGAATATTCTATGTTAATATTATTAGTAACCTTTATAGCAGGGTTTCTCAAATCCAGccctggagggccattgtcctgcacagtttagctccaactctaCAAACACCTagacaagctaatcaaggtcttaagAGTAACTAGAACATTTACAAATAGATGAATTTAATCAGGGTTTGCAGGGCAGTGGCCTTCCAGTTCCGGACTTCAGGAACTCTGCAACATGACTACATTAGTTTTGGAACATCACTATATAGAATACCTGGAATTTGAAGGCCTACTTTAAGAATAAATTCACACCAACTATTTAGTAAGTGAACTGTTAAATAGGAGAAGAACAGCATTCAAATCATAGTATCTGCAGACTAGCAGGAAATTTGCCTCATTTGAACAGCTGAGGAAGGCTTTTAATATCAATACATCCAGTTTCTTTAAATACTTATAAGTTAAGGACTTTGTGAGGAAAGAGCTGTGAGATTTTAGTGGGGATCGTTCTCTTTGACTAACATTCTGGTAAGATTCTCTCCAAGTTCTGAACATttttccagtaacattaatagaatgtttGTTAAGCATTATCTGGTCttaaataatgttctcaaaacattagcacaaaaCATTATATCATTcatggaacttttttttttttaaacattttagttggacgttcatttaacattttaaatggtactgtttcagaacattcaaaagtaacatttccataatgtttgcaaagtgatcaaacaaaatgttgttccctaaaacattcttaaaacatTAAACGTTCTTAAATAAACTGGATGTTGTGAAAGATCATTCAGAAATTACTTTTCATAAATTAATGGGAATGTCAGCAAATGTTCttagaaaatatttttgttagctgggatcATGCACttgaagaaattaataattttaatccTTTACACTTGaaccttgtgtgtgtgtatatatatatatatatatatatatatatatatatatatatatatatatatatatatatatatatatatatatatatatatataaatataaatgcacATATGGATGTACTGAAATTTTTGGGAGTTTGGTTTAACAAAAAGCTGTCCATTTATGTACACAAAGGAAAattgttaaaatgaaaatgtacttaaattaagaataaaataaaaaagcattaGTATTTTTTCTTTCCCTTGTAAAGTTATCTCTGCATCGACCATAGGGAATCGACTGTTCACACTCCAGTTCAGTTGGTGGCAGTGAAACACCAAAAGAAGAAGACTATTTCAGCGAGCTATAATTTCTCGCGTTTTCATTGGTCACTTGGTATACAGACTGAATCTGATTGGCAGCAGCACACACCGCGTTGCGAACGAGCTAAGGACAGCATCATAAACTGAGCATTTTCACCGCTGTAAAcgtaaaacattataaacagcATCGCTGCTTTAGTTCCCaagctttaacaaagacttcTAACGGTGAGTTTTGTTCTTCAGGAAGTTTTTCGGCTTCATTATTAAAGTGGTGTTCTGTCATAGAATCATAGGAGATGCTGAGACTGATGTAACGTTAGTGTTGATATATTTCAGGGTGCGTTTTCAGTGTGTTAAAACACCAGGTGAAAATGCTCTCCAAGACGCATTTGAGAGAGATAATAAATTGTTTCGAGACTCCTACAAGACACGCCTCGTCCAAAGAGCAGTATCAAGAAAGCGGGCTTACAGGGCCGGTAGTTCAGATTTTCGCTTGCCCTGTCAAAATGGTCACTGTCTCCATCACAAAAACGCACAAAACCATGGATTGTTGTTGACCCATGTACATTGCTGCATCCTAGCCGATAGAAACGTCGTTTTCTTTTGGCCTCATAATTAGAATATGCCATTATGTCGAAAGAAATGTTATTACTGTCTTCACTCTACTTGTTAccatgttattttattataggGACAGTTGTCCTACAAATGAAAATTgttattttctcaccctcacGTCGTTCCTAACATAGATATGACAAAAATGTTGGTAATAAAACCATGTTAGAATATCGGTTAACATTGACTTCCACTTTATGGAcattcttttatgttccacaaaagaaaagaaaaaagtcatacagatttggaaagaTATGAGGTTGAGTAAgtcatgacaaaattttcattttgatgaaatatccctttaaagcaaTTGTATTTACAAGTTCACAACATCCATTAAAAGTAGTAGAAAACTGAAAGCATGTAATATATGAGAAAGGCAAGATTTTTATGATAAATTGTTATATCATCACTCATTAAACTTCACAATTTTTTGTATCAACTTTGATAACACAGCAAAACTCATTATAGGTTAAtgtaataaattatacaaataaaatgacCAAGAATATAttgaagacaagtaaacagtcaatagtgaaataataaataataaaattcagACTTGGTTTCCTCCCAATCTGACTGATTAGTTCAAGTTCCTTGGGTAaatttttgcttatttatttatttatttttgatggtACACTTTAAACATACTAAGTAACTTTGTTACTACATGTCATCTAACTTTAATTAAAGTATCAGTAGTCTGTCTGCTTAAAATCTGCTAACACTTTCATTTTCGTGGtgccccaacagacattctgtAACAttgtaactacatgtcaacttattctactaacctgaAGCCTAACACTTAACCCTAACCTAATGGTCTCCTaaagtctactaatactctaatgacatGTAGTTATAAAGTTACTTATaatagtagaatgtctaaagtggacaaGAAGATCTTCTGTATCCATATCTTTCTAACTTCCATGTCTTCTTTACAGATGTCTTTCCATGCTGGCCGCGGATGCCCGAGGGGAAGGCCAGCCGCTCCAGGTCCAATGTACCGGCCCACTCCGCCGCGGTATCACTACGACCCTCCTGCTCCTCCCGGTCCTATCTATAACCCTCAGGGTGGCAGTGGATACATGCCGCCTCACCCTGACTTCATGCCTTTCCACTTCCCTCCACCTTCACAGGGTTCTAATGTTCTGCCCCAATGCCCCTTACGCCCACCGGCCTTCCCAGAGCCGCCCCCTTTTCCTCCACCTGCTCCTCACAGCTCAGATGGCTCGGCTCCCATCCCGGTTCAGAGCTCTTACCCCTACATGATGCCCACGGTCCCCCCCCCACCATTGCCACCTGTGCCCCCCTCAGTGCCACCCTCCATGCCCTATTCGCCATCATATCCCATGAGCTACCCTCCACAGCCCCAGCTCCCCCCTCCACCCAGTTTCAACCCAGCTTATGTGCAGCCCGGAGGTTCCTACAAACCCGAACGCCCCCGCCAGAACACTCTGCAATACAAGACGGACTCATGTTCCCGCTCACCCGAGAGACTCCGTCACCATGACGACCACCGGCACAGGGGCCACAGCTACGGAGGATATGGAAGCCGACATAACCGTGAGTTTGGAGGAGAGAAAcgggacagagggagcagttcAGAGCGCAGGCGGTCAGACAGCCCTCGGTGTAAAACGGACTACGATAGAGGACGCGTGCCATCAAGACACCGCAGCAGGTAATGCGCTTCACTGCTCACTAGTAATATTTTTCCTTGTGCCTTTAATTTTGCAAGTTGCTCACAACAGTGACATGTAGTGGATCCCTGATTTATCTGCTGATAGATGACTGCATTCAAATgctcctgtgtgtatctgtgttaGTTCTCAGTGAAGAGCTTCAGCAGTGTCTATTtataacatgtttttgaagtgttcaTTGTAGCCAaacacagacatatctgttgagcgcgtgaacacaatggccaatcagaggtgttta
It encodes the following:
- the lsm5 gene encoding U6 snRNA-associated Sm-like protein LSm5; translation: MAAVAATNPSQLLPLELVDKCIGSRIHIVMKNDKEIVGTLLGFDDFVNMVLEDVTEFEITPEGRRITKLDQILLNGNNITMLIPGGEGPEV